From Planifilum fimeticola, the proteins below share one genomic window:
- a CDS encoding sugar ABC transporter ATP-binding protein gives MPAHLLEMKGIRKEFSGVPVLRGVDFTLYPGEIHALMGENGAGKSTLMKILAGVHRKDGGVIRIDGEEREIPSAREAMGLGVAVIHQELNLIPHLTVMENLFLGREMVFGRTGWIRWRQMKEEARKWLEPLGLEVDPSREVASLSVGEQQLVEIARALSMQARILVLDEPTSALTNREIDTLFRILRSLKKKGVGMIYISHRMEEIFEICDRITVLRDGEWIGTRRADEIDVDELIRMMVGRDIKNHHFREPVEPGEERLRVEGLTRKGQVEDVSFSIRSGEIVGLTGLMGAGRTEAARLLFGVDAPDRGKVWVDGKEVRVRHPADAIREGIAFVTENRKEEGLVLSLSVRENLSLPNLDALSARGVIRGEKEKRLVEESIRRLSIKTAGPGQEVRFLSGGNQQKVVIGKWLATSPRVLILDEPTRGVDIGAKEEIYRLMNRLTREGMAILLISSDLPEVLGMSDRVLVMHRGRIAAEFKREEATQEKILAAASGGCAS, from the coding sequence ATGCCCGCGCATCTTTTGGAGATGAAAGGAATCCGGAAGGAATTTTCCGGTGTCCCGGTCCTCCGCGGCGTGGACTTTACGCTGTATCCCGGAGAGATTCACGCCCTCATGGGGGAAAACGGGGCGGGAAAATCGACACTGATGAAGATCCTCGCCGGAGTCCATCGGAAGGACGGAGGGGTCATCCGGATTGACGGGGAAGAGCGGGAGATTCCGAGCGCCCGGGAGGCGATGGGGCTGGGTGTCGCCGTCATCCACCAGGAACTGAACCTGATCCCCCATCTGACGGTGATGGAAAACCTGTTTTTGGGCCGGGAGATGGTTTTCGGGCGGACGGGATGGATCCGCTGGAGGCAAATGAAGGAGGAAGCCCGCAAGTGGCTGGAGCCCCTGGGACTCGAGGTGGATCCTTCCCGGGAAGTGGCTTCCCTGTCCGTGGGGGAGCAGCAGCTGGTGGAGATCGCCCGCGCCCTCTCCATGCAGGCCAGGATCCTGGTGCTGGACGAACCGACATCGGCTCTGACCAACCGGGAAATCGACACCCTTTTCCGAATCCTCCGCTCATTAAAGAAAAAGGGAGTGGGAATGATATACATTTCCCACCGGATGGAGGAGATCTTCGAAATCTGCGACCGGATTACGGTCCTTCGGGACGGCGAGTGGATCGGCACCCGGCGGGCGGATGAGATCGACGTGGATGAATTGATCCGGATGATGGTGGGGAGGGACATCAAGAACCACCACTTCCGGGAACCGGTGGAACCGGGGGAAGAGCGGCTGCGGGTGGAAGGGCTCACCCGGAAGGGGCAGGTGGAAGACGTCTCCTTTTCGATCCGGAGCGGGGAAATCGTCGGTCTGACCGGCCTGATGGGCGCCGGGCGGACGGAAGCGGCCCGCCTCCTCTTCGGCGTCGATGCCCCCGATCGGGGGAAGGTGTGGGTGGACGGAAAGGAGGTCCGGGTCCGACACCCGGCCGACGCCATCCGCGAAGGCATCGCCTTTGTGACGGAAAACCGGAAGGAGGAGGGATTGGTCCTGTCCCTTTCGGTCCGGGAAAACCTTTCCCTTCCCAATCTGGACGCCTTGTCCGCCCGCGGGGTGATCCGCGGCGAGAAGGAGAAGCGCCTGGTGGAGGAATCGATCCGGCGGTTGTCGATCAAAACCGCGGGGCCGGGGCAGGAGGTTCGTTTCTTAAGCGGTGGGAACCAGCAAAAGGTTGTCATCGGCAAATGGCTGGCCACCTCGCCCCGGGTGCTCATCCTGGATGAACCGACCCGGGGGGTGGACATCGGCGCCAAGGAGGAGATTTACCGGCTGATGAACCGGTTGACCCGGGAAGGCATGGCGATCCTGCTCATCTCTTCGGATCTCCCGGAGGTGTTGGGGATGAGCGACCGGGTGCTGGTGATGCACCGGGGGCGGATCGCCGCCGAATTCAAAAGAGAAGAGGCGACCCAGGAAAAAATTCTGGCCGCCGCCTCGGGAGGGTGCGCGTCATGA
- a CDS encoding type II toxin-antitoxin system HicA family toxin, with the protein MPTWRELERYCRRNGWRELPGKRDHIYFEKQLPDGTVLRTKVSRGSGEIPKRLWQQILKKQLKITMEEFNRGK; encoded by the coding sequence GTGCCCACCTGGAGGGAGTTGGAACGATACTGCCGGAGAAACGGTTGGAGAGAGCTGCCGGGGAAAAGGGATCACATCTATTTCGAGAAGCAGCTTCCGGATGGAACCGTGTTGCGAACCAAGGTTTCACGCGGCAGCGGGGAAATCCCCAAACGGCTTTGGCAGCAGATCCTGAAGAAGCAACTGAAGATCACGATGGAGGAATTTAACCGGGGGAAGTGA
- the rbsD gene encoding D-ribose pyranase, which produces MKKTTLLNSHLSRVISEMGHTDRLVVADAGLPIPRETERIDLAVRPGLPGFLETLEAILTELEVEKVYVAEETGRISPQLHQALKEMFPGAEWEEVTHEELKGMTEGAKAVVRTGECTPYANVILQAGVSF; this is translated from the coding sequence GTGAAAAAGACGACGCTGTTAAACAGCCATCTTTCAAGGGTCATCAGCGAAATGGGCCACACGGACCGGCTGGTCGTGGCGGATGCCGGGCTTCCGATCCCGCGGGAAACGGAGCGGATCGACCTGGCGGTCCGGCCCGGATTGCCCGGTTTTCTGGAAACGCTGGAGGCGATCCTCACCGAGCTGGAGGTGGAGAAGGTGTATGTGGCCGAGGAGACGGGGAGAATCAGCCCCCAGCTGCATCAGGCGCTGAAGGAGATGTTTCCGGGGGCGGAGTGGGAAGAGGTCACCCATGAGGAATTGAAGGGGATGACAGAAGGGGCGAAGGCGGTGGTCCGGACCGGCGAATGCACCCCCTACGCCAATGTGATCCTGCAGGCTGGTGTTTCATTTTGA
- a CDS encoding ABC transporter permease, translated as MNSLWKNTGGRLGLFQKIGPLMGLGAIVIVLSFISEDFLTITNIFNVLRQISINALLAFGMTFVILTGGIDLSVGSILALSGALSAGMIAGGTDPILAVLAGLAAGTLMGAANGLLVAKGRVAPFIATLATMTIYRGLTLVYTEGRPITFSNDAFSLLGKGYFLEIPVPVIWMLLSFLILYYLLRNTTFGRHIYAVGGNEEAAVLSGIRTDRVKIRVYAISGLFASLAGIILTSRLSSAQPTAGVAYELDAIAAVVLGGTSLSGGRGWIAGTLVGAMIIGVLDNGLNLLNVSSFYQQVVKGGVILLAVLLDRSRNT; from the coding sequence ATGAACAGTCTATGGAAGAATACAGGGGGACGGTTGGGCCTGTTTCAAAAGATCGGTCCCCTGATGGGCCTCGGTGCCATCGTCATCGTCCTGTCCTTCATCAGCGAGGACTTCCTGACCATCACCAACATTTTCAACGTATTGCGGCAGATTTCCATCAACGCCCTGCTCGCCTTCGGGATGACCTTCGTCATCCTGACCGGCGGGATCGATCTGTCCGTCGGATCCATCCTGGCCCTCTCCGGCGCCCTCAGCGCCGGTATGATCGCCGGGGGAACGGACCCAATCCTGGCCGTCCTCGCCGGGTTGGCGGCCGGCACCCTGATGGGAGCGGCCAACGGGCTTCTGGTGGCCAAGGGGCGGGTGGCTCCCTTTATCGCCACCCTGGCGACGATGACGATCTATCGGGGATTGACGCTGGTTTACACGGAAGGGCGTCCCATCACCTTCAGCAACGACGCCTTCTCCCTGTTGGGGAAGGGATATTTTCTCGAAATTCCCGTGCCGGTCATCTGGATGTTGCTCTCCTTTCTCATCCTTTACTATCTGCTTCGCAACACCACCTTCGGCCGCCACATTTACGCGGTGGGAGGAAATGAGGAGGCGGCCGTCCTCTCCGGGATTCGGACGGACCGGGTGAAGATCCGGGTCTATGCCATCAGCGGCCTGTTCGCATCCCTGGCGGGGATCATTTTGACCTCCCGCCTCAGTTCCGCCCAACCGACGGCGGGTGTGGCCTACGAGCTGGATGCGATCGCCGCCGTCGTCCTCGGGGGGACGAGCCTGTCCGGCGGGCGCGGTTGGATTGCCGGCACCCTGGTCGGCGCCATGATCATCGGGGTGCTGGACAACGGCCTCAACCTGCTGAATGTATCCTCTTTCTACCAGCAAGTGGTGAAGGGAGGGGTGATTCTGCTGGCGGTGCTGTTGGATCGGTCCCGGAATACCTGA
- a CDS encoding alpha/beta hydrolase, producing the protein MADSYPVMKGAEPFFFEGNEVGVLVQHGFTGTTQSMRELGEYLAQCGFTVHGPRLKGHGTHPEEMEKTTYKDWIASSEAGYRLLKERCSRVFVVGLSMGGTLALHLAHRYPETRGIVLINAAMFMEELEKVAQLEEPRFLEPLGSDIKAPGVKELAYEKTPLKSVRELVRFMAETREKVSSITCPALILVSTEDHVVPPSNSRFIYEELSSEDKELVELKNSYHVATLDNDKELIKRETEKFIRRLVKE; encoded by the coding sequence ATGGCGGATTCCTATCCGGTGATGAAAGGAGCGGAGCCCTTCTTCTTTGAGGGGAACGAGGTGGGGGTGCTGGTTCAGCACGGATTTACCGGCACGACCCAAAGCATGCGGGAGCTCGGCGAGTACCTGGCCCAATGCGGGTTTACCGTCCATGGTCCCCGCCTGAAGGGGCACGGCACCCATCCCGAGGAGATGGAAAAGACCACCTATAAGGACTGGATTGCTTCCTCCGAGGCGGGGTACCGTCTGCTCAAGGAGAGGTGCTCCCGGGTGTTCGTGGTCGGCCTGTCCATGGGAGGGACGTTGGCCCTCCATCTGGCGCACCGGTATCCGGAGACTCGGGGCATCGTCTTGATCAACGCCGCCATGTTCATGGAGGAGTTGGAGAAGGTGGCCCAATTGGAGGAACCTCGCTTCCTGGAACCCCTCGGCTCGGACATCAAGGCTCCGGGCGTAAAGGAGCTGGCCTATGAAAAAACACCCCTGAAGTCGGTGCGGGAGCTGGTGCGGTTCATGGCGGAGACCAGGGAGAAGGTCTCTTCCATCACCTGTCCCGCCCTGATCCTCGTCTCCACGGAGGATCACGTGGTTCCTCCTTCCAACTCCCGGTTTATTTACGAAGAGCTTTCGAGCGAGGACAAGGAATTGGTGGAGCTCAAAAACTCCTACCATGTGGCCACCCTCGACAACGACAAGGAATTGATCAAAAGGGAAACGGAGAAGTTTATCCGCCGTCTGGTGAAGGAGTGA
- a CDS encoding LacI family DNA-binding transcriptional regulator: MATIRDVAARAGVSVATVSRVLNGNGYVNKETARRVRQVIQELNYRPNMVARGLANRKTGTLAVILPDIKNPFFSELARAVEDTARAGGFTVIFCNSDDLGPREKSYIEVLRQKYIDGIIIASNTLEEEDVAYINDNDIPLVVLDRGPGDGSCAVFRAKNADGAKKAVRHLIDTGCRKVAHIAGPEALVTARERLKGYREVAGAFSWFDESLIEPGHFSVEGGKGAVRRLLERHPDVDGIFAGNDLMAIGALKALQRMGIKVPDQVSICGFDGVEMTEWTEPELTTIAQPIYEMGAKATHYLIDRVRGRAEPKAVVELDVRLIQRGTTRRGTD, encoded by the coding sequence ATGGCAACGATTCGGGATGTGGCTGCCCGGGCCGGGGTTTCCGTGGCCACCGTCTCCCGGGTGCTGAACGGGAACGGTTACGTGAACAAGGAGACGGCCAGGCGGGTCCGACAAGTGATCCAAGAGCTGAACTACCGGCCGAACATGGTGGCAAGGGGGTTGGCCAACCGGAAGACGGGGACCCTTGCCGTCATCCTTCCGGACATCAAGAACCCGTTCTTTTCGGAGTTGGCCCGAGCGGTGGAAGATACGGCCCGGGCCGGCGGATTCACGGTGATCTTCTGCAATTCCGACGATTTGGGTCCGAGGGAGAAGAGCTACATTGAAGTCCTGCGGCAGAAATACATCGACGGCATCATCATCGCCTCCAACACGCTGGAGGAAGAGGATGTCGCCTACATCAACGACAACGACATTCCGCTGGTGGTGTTGGACCGGGGACCGGGTGACGGGAGCTGCGCCGTGTTCCGGGCCAAAAACGCCGACGGGGCGAAAAAGGCCGTCCGGCACCTCATCGATACGGGCTGCCGAAAGGTGGCACACATCGCCGGGCCCGAAGCATTGGTAACTGCCCGGGAACGGCTGAAGGGATATCGTGAGGTTGCGGGTGCATTCTCCTGGTTTGACGAGAGCCTGATCGAGCCGGGCCATTTTTCGGTCGAAGGGGGAAAGGGAGCCGTTCGGCGGTTGTTGGAACGGCATCCCGATGTGGACGGAATTTTTGCCGGCAACGATCTGATGGCGATCGGGGCGCTCAAGGCGCTGCAGCGGATGGGGATCAAGGTGCCCGACCAGGTGTCGATCTGCGGTTTCGACGGTGTGGAAATGACGGAGTGGACGGAACCGGAGCTGACCACCATCGCTCAGCCCATTTACGAGATGGGGGCCAAGGCGACCCATTATCTGATCGATCGGGTCCGGGGCAGGGCGGAGCCGAAGGCGGTGGTGGAGCTGGACGTCCGATTGATACAGCGAGGAACCACGAGGAGGGGTACGGATTGA
- a CDS encoding glycoside hydrolase family 3 protein: MSLFRRVWMGTVASILGVALTASVPTAPASARATPSCKGLAESLLSRMTLEEKAGQMVMAVTHDAPGGMPDENTRKILQDYHVGSVIIYNKPDPAFMAEYNNRLQKWASHTRLGIPLLISADLEFGAFQNIRRGTTAFPRQMGIGATHSVKDAEEAARLTAREARAMGFHWNFSPVADVNTNSENPVIGVRSFGENPQQAARLTAAQVRAYQKEKVIASAKHFPGHGDTDVDSHLGLPTVGYDRETLEKVHLPPFQAAIDAGVDSIMTAHVVVEAIDPELPATLSHKVLTGLLRNEMGYDGIIITDAMTMDAIDENWGTREATAMAVQAGADVIMSTGSFEDHVETISAILDGVRTGAISEKRVDASVRRVLQAKCEYGLFADRYVNPKRAERVNGQPSHRKKADEIARRATTLVKNEGVLPFRRNENQTTLVAGVIQVPEAVEVVQAIGGGEVIGWQARTYDPTAEEIQEAVRLAEQADRILVATYSQSKLPPGQSELVRALQKTGKPVVALSLGLPYDLADYPEVDAYLASYALDRWQTPNPTALRAAVEVIFGKQPGGRLPVSIGDLYPYGHGLRYD; this comes from the coding sequence ATGTCCCTCTTTCGCCGCGTGTGGATGGGAACCGTCGCTTCGATCCTGGGCGTCGCCTTGACCGCATCGGTGCCGACCGCTCCCGCTTCGGCGCGGGCAACCCCTTCCTGCAAGGGGTTGGCGGAAAGCCTTCTTTCCCGGATGACCCTGGAGGAGAAGGCCGGACAGATGGTGATGGCGGTCACCCACGATGCCCCCGGCGGCATGCCCGACGAAAATACCCGAAAAATCCTTCAGGACTACCACGTCGGATCGGTGATCATCTACAACAAACCGGATCCCGCCTTCATGGCCGAATACAACAACCGGCTTCAGAAGTGGGCATCCCATACCCGGCTGGGAATCCCCCTCCTGATCTCCGCCGATCTCGAGTTCGGCGCCTTCCAGAACATCCGCCGGGGCACCACCGCCTTTCCCCGGCAGATGGGAATCGGGGCCACCCACAGCGTCAAGGATGCCGAGGAAGCCGCCCGGCTGACCGCCCGGGAGGCCCGGGCGATGGGCTTTCACTGGAACTTCTCCCCGGTGGCCGATGTGAACACCAATTCGGAAAATCCCGTGATCGGCGTCCGCTCCTTCGGCGAAAACCCGCAACAGGCTGCAAGGCTGACCGCCGCGCAGGTGCGGGCGTACCAGAAAGAAAAGGTGATCGCCTCGGCCAAGCATTTTCCGGGACACGGGGACACGGATGTGGACTCCCATCTCGGATTGCCCACGGTCGGTTATGACCGGGAAACTCTGGAAAAGGTCCACCTTCCGCCCTTTCAGGCCGCCATCGACGCGGGGGTCGACTCCATCATGACGGCCCACGTGGTGGTGGAGGCGATCGATCCGGAACTCCCGGCCACCCTGTCTCACAAGGTGCTGACCGGCCTTTTGAGAAACGAGATGGGCTATGACGGGATCATCATCACCGACGCCATGACGATGGACGCCATCGACGAAAACTGGGGCACCCGGGAGGCCACGGCGATGGCCGTGCAGGCCGGAGCCGACGTGATCATGTCCACCGGCTCCTTTGAGGATCATGTGGAAACCATCAGCGCGATCCTCGACGGGGTCCGGACCGGAGCGATTTCCGAAAAACGGGTGGACGCCTCCGTCCGCCGGGTGCTGCAGGCCAAATGTGAGTACGGTCTGTTCGCCGATCGCTACGTCAACCCGAAACGGGCGGAAAGGGTGAACGGCCAGCCCTCCCACCGGAAAAAAGCGGATGAGATCGCGCGCCGCGCGACCACTCTGGTGAAAAATGAAGGGGTGTTGCCTTTTCGGCGGAATGAGAACCAAACCACCCTGGTGGCGGGGGTAATCCAAGTGCCGGAAGCGGTGGAAGTGGTCCAGGCGATCGGGGGAGGCGAGGTGATCGGATGGCAAGCCCGGACTTACGATCCGACGGCGGAAGAGATACAGGAAGCGGTCCGGCTGGCCGAGCAGGCGGATCGGATCCTGGTCGCCACCTATTCCCAGAGCAAACTCCCACCGGGACAAAGCGAGTTGGTCCGGGCCCTGCAGAAGACGGGAAAACCGGTGGTCGCCCTCTCCCTGGGTCTGCCCTATGACCTCGCCGACTATCCGGAGGTGGATGCATACCTCGCATCCTACGCCCTCGACCGTTGGCAAACCCCCAACCCCACCGCGCTTCGGGCGGCAGTCGAAGTAATCTTCGGCAAACAGCCGGGGGGGCGTCTCCCGGTGAGCATCGGCGATCTTTACCCCTACGGACACGGACTGCGCTACGACTGA
- a CDS encoding aspartate aminotransferase family protein has product MSTPESFLKRMNRHLAPTMTKDFPNLPVIGEEGCYYLGLDGRKYLDFTSGIAVTNVGHRHPKVVEAIKAAADRFLHGPMGVIVYESALKLAEELARILPDGLDSFFFGNSGTEAVEGAIKLAKHATGKPCVVSFTGCFHGRTLGALSVSTSKSKYRKHLHAVSGVYQIPYADPRKCPPGQDVAAWCAEELERNLERLFHHQVSPEEIACVILEPVLGEGGYIVPPRQWLVRLREICDRHGILLVFDEVQTGFGRTGQWFAAQTFGVTPDIMSIAKGIASGLPLGVTAASRELMRKWTPGAHATTFGGNPIACEAALATIRVIEEENLLARCRQMGAYAREKLDELRKKHARIGDVRSVGLMIGIEIIDPTTGEPDGETLLKILHRCADYGVLFYLCGNRGEVIRMIPPLTVTRDQIDEGLKVLDRVLAELDNGHPVL; this is encoded by the coding sequence TTGAGCACGCCGGAATCGTTTCTGAAGAGAATGAATCGCCATCTGGCTCCGACCATGACCAAGGATTTCCCCAACCTGCCGGTGATCGGCGAAGAAGGGTGTTACTACCTGGGGCTGGACGGCAGGAAATACCTCGATTTCACCTCCGGCATCGCCGTCACCAACGTGGGGCACCGCCATCCGAAGGTGGTGGAGGCGATCAAAGCGGCGGCGGATCGTTTTCTCCACGGCCCCATGGGAGTCATCGTCTACGAATCCGCGCTGAAATTGGCGGAAGAGCTGGCCCGCATCCTGCCAGACGGGCTGGATTCCTTCTTTTTCGGAAACAGCGGGACCGAGGCGGTGGAAGGAGCGATCAAGCTGGCGAAACACGCGACCGGGAAGCCCTGCGTCGTTTCGTTCACGGGTTGTTTTCACGGCCGCACCCTGGGCGCCCTGAGCGTCAGCACCTCCAAGAGCAAATACCGGAAGCATCTGCACGCAGTCTCCGGGGTTTACCAGATTCCCTATGCCGATCCCCGCAAATGCCCGCCGGGTCAGGACGTCGCTGCCTGGTGCGCGGAGGAGCTGGAACGGAACCTGGAACGTCTCTTTCACCATCAGGTTTCGCCGGAAGAAATCGCCTGCGTGATCCTTGAGCCCGTCCTCGGCGAAGGCGGATACATCGTTCCGCCCCGTCAGTGGCTGGTCCGTCTGCGGGAGATCTGCGACCGGCACGGCATCTTGCTGGTCTTTGACGAAGTGCAGACCGGGTTCGGAAGAACCGGCCAGTGGTTCGCCGCCCAGACCTTCGGCGTGACGCCGGACATCATGTCCATCGCCAAGGGCATCGCCTCGGGCTTGCCCCTCGGCGTCACCGCCGCTTCCCGGGAGCTGATGCGGAAATGGACGCCGGGCGCCCACGCCACCACCTTCGGGGGTAACCCGATCGCCTGCGAGGCGGCACTGGCCACCATCCGGGTAATCGAAGAGGAAAACCTTCTGGCCCGTTGCCGCCAGATGGGAGCCTACGCGCGGGAAAAGCTGGATGAGCTCCGCAAAAAGCATGCGCGTATCGGCGATGTTCGCTCCGTCGGCCTCATGATCGGGATCGAAATCATCGACCCGACGACCGGCGAGCCGGACGGGGAGACGCTGCTCAAGATCCTCCACCGATGCGCCGATTACGGCGTCTTGTTCTATCTCTGCGGAAACCGGGGAGAAGTGATCCGCATGATCCCCCCGCTCACCGTCACCCGCGATCAGATCGATGAGGGATTGAAGGTGCTCGACCGGGTCTTGGCCGAGCTGGACAACGGCCATCCGGTTTTATAA
- a CDS encoding sodium:solute symporter, whose amino-acid sequence MNRLDTGVILVYFLVLIVIGIIGTRKVRTSEEYVLAGRNLGLIVYCSCLVAVIIGGAATIGTARLGYEHGISGMWFVAMLGLGIMLLGLFFSGAFNRLKVTTISELLGLKYGEQTRLLSAVVAVIYTIMVTVTQVIGMGAIIHAILGWELTTSMIVGGGIVIFYTLLGGMWSVTMTDVIQFVIMTVGVFFVMLPMSLSHVGGFSALLAKVPAAHLDWTHIGGAQIFQYFLLYCLGMVVSQDIWQRVFTARSASVSRKGALFAGFYSIAWAIALSLIGMCALVSLPDLKQPQDAFAAMAGGILPPGLLGLVLAAVCAALMSNASGSLLASSTLLTNDILIRFLFKGADDRKYIWISKLATLSLGALAIVFAIWIQDVLVALDVAYAILSGAIFIPVVMGIFWKRATPKAGFSAVIGGTAVVIGGLAVLGITSTDPIMYGMAASLIIMVVVSLMDKSRPLRETTLPAEQQLKS is encoded by the coding sequence ATGAATCGGTTGGATACGGGAGTGATTCTGGTCTATTTCCTCGTCCTGATTGTGATCGGCATCATCGGGACCCGAAAAGTCCGCACCTCGGAGGAATACGTACTGGCCGGCCGCAATTTGGGGCTGATCGTCTATTGCAGCTGCCTGGTGGCGGTCATCATCGGCGGGGCCGCCACCATCGGCACCGCCCGGCTGGGATACGAGCACGGAATCTCCGGCATGTGGTTTGTCGCGATGCTGGGGCTCGGCATCATGTTGCTCGGCCTCTTTTTCAGCGGCGCCTTCAACCGATTGAAGGTGACCACCATCAGCGAACTCCTGGGACTCAAATACGGGGAGCAGACCCGCCTCCTTAGCGCCGTGGTGGCGGTGATCTACACCATCATGGTGACGGTGACGCAGGTGATCGGCATGGGGGCCATCATCCACGCCATCCTCGGCTGGGAATTGACGACCTCCATGATCGTCGGCGGGGGAATCGTCATCTTTTACACGTTGTTGGGCGGCATGTGGAGCGTCACCATGACCGACGTCATCCAGTTCGTCATCATGACCGTCGGCGTATTCTTCGTCATGCTGCCCATGTCCCTCTCCCACGTCGGCGGCTTCTCCGCCCTCCTGGCCAAGGTTCCGGCCGCCCACCTGGATTGGACCCACATCGGCGGAGCTCAGATCTTCCAATATTTCCTCCTGTACTGCCTGGGGATGGTGGTCTCCCAGGATATCTGGCAGCGGGTGTTCACGGCCCGGTCCGCCTCCGTCTCTCGAAAGGGCGCCCTGTTTGCCGGCTTCTACAGCATCGCCTGGGCCATCGCCCTCAGCCTGATCGGAATGTGCGCCCTCGTTTCCCTGCCCGACCTAAAGCAGCCCCAGGACGCCTTCGCCGCAATGGCGGGCGGCATCCTTCCGCCCGGTCTGCTGGGGTTGGTGCTCGCCGCCGTCTGCGCCGCGCTGATGTCCAACGCCTCCGGATCCCTGCTCGCATCGTCCACGCTCCTGACCAACGACATTCTCATCCGTTTCCTGTTCAAAGGAGCCGACGATCGAAAATACATCTGGATTTCCAAATTGGCCACCTTGTCCCTGGGGGCGCTCGCCATCGTCTTCGCCATCTGGATCCAGGACGTGCTGGTGGCGCTGGACGTGGCCTACGCCATCCTGTCCGGGGCGATCTTCATCCCGGTCGTCATGGGTATCTTCTGGAAAAGAGCGACCCCCAAGGCCGGCTTCTCGGCGGTCATCGGCGGCACGGCGGTCGTAATCGGCGGACTGGCCGTTTTGGGCATCACCTCCACCGATCCCATCATGTACGGCATGGCCGCCAGCCTGATCATCATGGTCGTCGTCTCACTGATGGACAAGAGCCGGCCCCTTCGCGAAACAACCCTACCGGCCGAACAACAGTTGAAATCGTGA
- the rbsK gene encoding ribokinase yields the protein MTRKRARVAIVGSLNMDVVVKAKRAPKMGETVMGEAVHFIPGGKGANQAVAAAKLGAQAVMIGAVGDDPFARSLRESLQKSGVDLRGVKTVPGMATGIASILLTDEDNSIVVVAGANSRCLPEDVAAGRELLSGADILLLQLEIPLETVLAAARTAKELGKKVILNPAPARELPDELYRLTDVITPNRSELEFLTGRPVEEGGLEASMRKLLERGAGCVVTTLGAEGAAFLSPEGGFRRVKGYAVDVVDTTGAGDAFNAALACGLSEGMELPDAVDFAGRTAALAVTRLGAQDGMPQRKEVEDFAKRLNGG from the coding sequence TTGACGCGGAAGCGGGCGAGGGTGGCAATCGTCGGCAGTCTCAACATGGATGTGGTCGTCAAGGCGAAGCGCGCCCCGAAAATGGGCGAAACCGTGATGGGGGAGGCGGTTCATTTCATCCCCGGCGGCAAGGGGGCCAACCAGGCCGTGGCCGCGGCCAAACTGGGGGCTCAGGCGGTGATGATCGGAGCGGTGGGGGACGATCCCTTCGCTCGATCCCTCCGGGAGTCCCTCCAAAAGAGCGGAGTGGACCTCAGGGGCGTGAAAACCGTGCCCGGAATGGCCACCGGTATCGCCTCCATCCTCCTGACTGATGAAGACAACAGCATTGTCGTGGTGGCGGGAGCCAACAGCCGGTGTCTGCCCGAAGACGTGGCGGCGGGAAGAGAACTGCTCTCCGGTGCGGATATTCTCCTGCTCCAGCTGGAGATCCCCCTGGAGACGGTGCTCGCGGCCGCCCGCACGGCCAAGGAGCTGGGGAAAAAGGTGATTCTGAACCCGGCCCCGGCCCGGGAGCTCCCCGATGAACTGTACCGGCTGACCGATGTGATCACCCCCAACCGCTCCGAGCTGGAGTTTCTGACGGGCCGTCCCGTGGAAGAGGGCGGGCTGGAGGCGTCGATGCGAAAGCTGTTGGAGCGGGGAGCGGGCTGCGTGGTGACCACCCTGGGAGCGGAGGGAGCCGCCTTCCTGTCGCCGGAGGGAGGATTTCGGCGGGTGAAGGGGTATGCGGTGGATGTGGTCGACACCACCGGTGCGGGGGATGCCTTCAACGCGGCTCTGGCATGCGGGCTGTCCGAAGGGATGGAACTGCCGGACGCGGTGGATTTTGCCGGCCGCACCGCCGCCCTGGCCGTCACCCGTCTCGGTGCCCAGGACGGGATGCCGCAGCGGAAGGAAGTCGAAGACTTTGCCAAACGGCTGAACGGAGGATGA